The Rattus norvegicus strain BN/NHsdMcwi chromosome 2, GRCr8, whole genome shotgun sequence nucleotide sequence ATTTTATACATGGATTACTATGAAGAATTGAAATAACCAATgagtacatttaaaaaagaatcatgcAGGTAAAAAGTGGATTGTACCTACTCTGAGGTACAGTCTTTTCTTAACCGCTCATGGTTGATACCCCAGCTATGAAAATAGACATTAGATTTCTACATCTGCATAtcaaaaataatcattttgttTGCCTCTGATCCTAGCTTAGTTTACTGTTTAACTAGGCCTTGGCCTCCCAGCAAGATCTGCCCACAGATAGGGTAGAAATTAGCCAATAAAACACAAGTGTATCAGATTTACTTCCTACTTCCTGCAAGTAGTATAGTGGCCTTTTGTTTGGTATTATACATTAATTTCTCAAAGAGAAAGCCGTCTTTTATGAGTATACAGTTCTCAAGTTTCTGCAGGGATTGGGTGTAGAACCAAGTACAGACACCAAAATCTCTAAATGCTCCCTTCATTATATAAAATGGCATAGCATTTTTATACATAACACATTTGAGTATATATTAAAGTGTTTAGACAAATTTCAATATCCAATACAATATCTGACATGATACCTAAAAAGCTAATTTATTATACtctgttatttaaaaaatgacaagaaaaattCAATGAGAAGCAATAACTTTAAAACTAGTAAATAGTTCATATTAGTAAAGATGTAAttctttgatttcatttgatCAGAGGTTGGTTGAATCCATGGATGCAGAAATATAGGATACGGGAGGCCAATAGTAGACCAAATCTGAGCTCCCAggctaaaaaggaaaaaaaaatctttgatgtCAATAAACTGAGAAGTTTATCATCATGAAACAGCAAGGGGGAAGCCAGTCAGTTACCCCTACCTGTGTGCTTTATTTGGACTACTAAGACCAAAGCCAAGTACCTTACAAAAGCACCATTGTTTTTATTGTGGTGCTTAATACTTTGAATAGTTCTGGTATAGTATGGGATTTTTGTTCTTCTGGAAACTTTTCTGCTGcactcttttctgtttccatAGTCACTTTCAGAAGTtatatctgtgtctctttttGGTCTGAGGTCTTTCTCAGGAACATTATCTATTAAGGAATTATTAGTCTAgaacataaaaagagaaaggaagtctGTTAAAAGTTCTGCTCAGAATaactaattaaaatttaatgCCTTCTTAAATATTAAGATACTTTATAagattaaagatttataaattatatatcttTGAAACTGAAGACAAGACATCCAGCTCTGGCACaagagaaaaaggggaaaaagttTTTAGCAACTCAAAtctgggaaaataaaaagaaaacaaaaccaggaaaagataaaactattttaaagacTTCAGAAGTGGGAAAAAATGCTAAGAATAATTTAGCAAAATAAACCAGAATGAGACCATGCTTCTATCTGAGACTATCAGTTTACTATGGAGAAATTTTGACTGCCAGGTATACAAGGTTAAGACTTTTGGGCTGAAAACCAGAGGCAATAAAAGGCAGTGTctaaaagcaaatgaaatatGAATTGATACCTAACAGACCAAATTAGAGTTCAAGTCAAATCAAATTAGTGCTAAATAATAGCATGCAAACATTCATAACATTCAGCTTCCAAGTGTTCACTAGGAAGGTTGATAATGAAAAAGACAAATCAGAGTTAAGTATGGTGGTATATtactgtaatcccagaattctagaagcagaggcaggacgtCAAGGTCATCTGTGTTACACATTAAGAACTCATCTTAAAAAACTAAAGCAACTAAGGAAGAAAAAACCTAGATCTCCCATCAACTGTCATTAGGGACACAGAACACTGCAGCAACTCTGAAAAATCTGGCAGGCCTCCAAATCAATCTAGGGATGAGCAACTGCACATGGAGGTGTCCAGCCAAGAGGATTCAAAACACACATCCAATTCAAATCCTGAATGGTAGCATTATAGTAGTGTCATTCAGCTGCCATGGAAACACTAGTCAAATGTCTATGAACTGATATCACATATACAAAACAAGAAAGTACTATTGCAATACAGGTACTGACACCCATGAAGGAAGGCAACAAAGAAAATGAGTGAAAACCATCTCCCGTTGTTTTCTGCCACTGTTACTGTACATAATTCtatttttgtaaagaaaaaatacagataCAGTCAATATGATGTTTCTGGTTGGTCAACTTATGTACAATTTCTACTTTATATTCTTAACTACTTTTTCTTCAATAAAATACATTACTTCGTTGAGCAGCTGTAGGATTTGATCATCTAATTTCTGAAGTTTCATCtcattttgaaaattgttttcatgATTAATTTTTTCTGGTTCAGATGAACACGCAGATAAAAGTGAGGTCAAAACATTTTCTTCTGGTGTACTTGTAAATTCCTCCAAAGGAGGCAACACATCTATTGGTGGTGCTGACATATTATCAACGACctatgacacagagacaaaccaAAGTCCTTTAAAGTTCATATTCTGATTCATTTACTCTTGACGCTATCATTTCTCTTAGAAAACCATTACTACTTTACCTCATCTTCACTTATATTCAGGGGGGAATCAGAAGAAACTAAATTATCCAGAAGACCTTCGAAGCACTGTAGGTGCGATGAGTTCATCTCTTCCAAACTTACTGGCTCACCAAATATATTCTTGCAGTCTAAGATTCTCAGCTGTGGTAAAGTCTGGAGAATGATTGCTCGGTACCCTGGGAAACAAAGAGTTCAAAATCAAAGCATAGACACTTTAAGAGATTATGTCTAAAACCAACCAAGCTACTAGGTATATTGCCTGAATATCAGTCCCATGATGTACTAATAAACTGAGAATAAACATTATGAACTCGACATCTTCAACATGCAGTCAGTAAATACAGAAGAGGCAAAGCAGTCCTGCCTTATCCCAAGCACCATTCCTGATAAAGCCAGATCACTGAACCGTAAGCGTGAAAAATTACCTCAGGATTATAAACACATGAAACCAACAGaattcttctctgagaaggatgATAAACAGGGCTTTTGCTTAGTTTAATATGACCATCATAAATGAATCAAAATTGTGATGTGAGTGGCAGAATTCCCCATAGTGAGACATTAGTGAAATAGCTCACTTTTTCTTCTTAATTACTCATCATTAATATTAGGATATGTAATATGTcatgtattaaataaaaatatattcactaAAGAACAATTAAATGAGAAATCTGTCAAATTAACTTTACATTGTTATGAAACCAATGACCCAgattttctggaagagcagccagtgctcttaaccatcaagCCATCTCTCTTATGATTCATTCAATTCCTCCCTCTTTTAATGTGTGTAGATCAatggacaacttgtgggagtcatttGTCTTCTTTCACCATGGGgatcccaggaactgaactcaggtcatcaggcttggtggcaagttaTATTATCTCATTAACCACTCGAGTAActtcaatactaattatttctCAAAAGGATCAACTAagtggttgaaaaaaaaaaaaagagtgtgacCTACAAAACCAAGGACAGAACttttttataaaagatttattttattcatttgagtGTTGCCTCtgcatgtatgtgccacatgAATGCTTGGTGACTATAAAAAAGGGGACATTAGATTTCCTGGAAGTGCAGTTATgtatagttgtgagccaccgtatggCTGCTGGGAAATGGACTTGTAAGTTTAAGCACTCAAGACACATTAATGAATTCACATGGTATAAACCTCAAAAGCTACAAATCAGAGATTCCCCAATACTCACTTCCTGCTTTTAAGTCCTGTTACCAGGAGTTACTGTGCAATCTCCTAGATGTCATACACATTAATATATAGGCATGCTATTTTTAAGTATATATGTAGGATAAAGGGTGGTGTTAGTTTTTACATAAATTAtacttgcttttgtttctcttaGTATAGCTGGGGATAAAGGACCAGCTATAGTGAATAGAaatattctattttctcttttcatggTGACATAATATTACAATACTAGAATCTAActgcggtggtttgaataaaaataaaatccctatGGACCACTATAGGTTCATAGGGATTGGCACTATCAAGAGGTATGATCTtattggggtaggtgtggctttattagcagaagtgtgtcactaggagctgggctttgaggtttcatacGCTCAAGCTGACCCTGTGTGGCTCacattctcttcctgctgcctatggatctagatgtagaactctcagctctctctccagcaccatgtctgcctgcatgccaccattcTTCATGCCATGAgtataatggactaaacctctgagctaTAAGCCGGTCCCAAATAAATGCAATCTTTGAATCCCTGCCTAtattaagagaaagaaaagcaaggaaatgttgccatgatcatggtgtcccttcacagcagtaaaaccccaactaagacaaaaCCATAGTcataaaaatgtgaaatattCACCATCAAATATATAAACTATCTAAATAATACCACTAACCTATGTACCCTGCTGGGGACGCAGCTAACctagtaaagtgtttgcctcaGTGCATGATACCTGGGGACAATTGCGATGGTACCTTGGGTTCAATTCATAGCACCACTTAGCTGGGCATAGAGGTGTATGACCATGATCCCAGGACTCCAGAGGGAGGTTCATGCTTATCCTGTACTACACAtcaaatttgaagccagcctagggtGTAAGAAATACTGTCTtagggaaaaaagaagagaagaaagaaagaagaagggagggagggagaagggagggaatcCTACACACTTTAAACATAGAAGCAATTTAGTTTTCCAATAAATTCTTTGTTTCCCtaaacatacacatgtgtgtgtgtttacacacacacacagacacacacacacacacacacacagacacacacacacacacacagacacacacacacacacagacacacacacacacagacacatggaaatCTTAAGAGTAAAATAAAGGGATCATAACTTCAGGAAATAAATGCTTTCATATTTAAGTATTAGAAATGCATTTAATTAACTATTTCATACCTGGTACAAGACAGATAGGATTACCTTCTCCATCTTTCTCTAAAATAAGATTGGTTAGGAAGTGTAATCCTACTGTACACTGAAGTAAGTGATGGATGCTATCTATATAATTACTATGTAGGTCAATATATCTAAGTTTATACTTTAGTCCATGAAGGGGGATCAACCctgcaacaggaaaaaaaaatgttttaaggcAAAGAAACAGCATATGAGGATAATTAGTAAAATTCTGTTACTTCTAACAAGTAATTctaaaaattgtaaatcagttaTATCACTTTCATAAAAGATAATAATTTCAAAATCTTCTTAGAAATGCAGAGCACATGAAAAACTGAGTTTAACTTTTAAGATACAAGTTCCTGGAATTGTCCATATCTATATTGTACAATGTAGTAGTCACtagttgtttttatatttaaattaatatttaattaaatactCAGTGCCTTGTACCACCAGTCAAATTTCAAGTCAATAGTCGCATCTGGTTACTAGTAGCCGTGTAGGAGGGCACCAAAGCTTTCATCACATCTGATCTTCTACTGCCCCTTACTATGTGAGTACAGTACATAATCATTGAAGCTTAAGCAGAACCCTCCTAAAGTAAGCTTTCCTCACTTTAGCTTTTTCTGCTACTGATCAGAGTTGccttcatttctgttttattcaGGTATTATTTTGGCAGCAACAAAAGTTTTAATAGAAGGACATCACTCAGATAAAACACTTGGTCATTATTATCATTTGACGTAGTTTTCCAACAGTGAGCTAAGTCCTCAGAGCCTACAAAGCTTCAGCATTATGGAAATATGAACGAATGTACTTACCGCTGAGATCACTTATGTGATTATAAGACAAATTCAGTCTAGTCAGATTTACCAGTGCTTCGAGTCCTAAAAAAGAGGGAGGAAGTACATAGCCTTTATAAGGTTTAAATAAAGAAACAGCACTGTTTCACATTAATAGTGAAATCAACTGCCATTTGGGgagttatttatttagttttatggaAAAAATGCATAGGTAGTTTTAGGGTCAATTTTCAAAAGTTTATGATTCTATTAATTCCATTCATTGgaagaaaatacacacataattttattttttacttttttttctcctcacagAAAATGCCCCATGTAATCGTTTACAAACCTTCCACTCTTGTGATCAAATTGCAGGACAAGTTTAAAGTGCATAGCTTTGTTAGTGTGTTCAGGCCTTCAATTTGACTTATTTGATTAGATGACAGATCCAAATGTCGCAGGTTCCAAATGTGGTCAATGGATGTGATCTTGGAGATGTTATTACAATGCAAATTGATGGCATGAAGGGATGAATCTAAAGATAACTCTGATATactataaaacataaaaacatatttAGAAGCATAACCAAATAGTTAGAATTAAGTAGGTAACTATAATGAATATTTGCTCTACtcacttcagaaaaaaaaatctgtcttagACTCCCTTCCTTTCCTACCCAACTTGTGTCCTTATCAAGACCAATGTGTACTGACCAAATATCCTTGCATGTGCAGCCTTCTACTAGAGTTTGGCAGGCTTATTAAGAGGAGCATTCTTAGAGAAAACTGACCCTCTTCTGGTAGCTAAAAATGAGCAACTGCAAGCTTTAAaggtattttctttcttaattttcaaACTCTTAAGTGGTTGGTGTATGGTTATGACAGTTAAACAGACCAAGAGTGACCTGACATGAATCTGGATCTTATGCATGAgtttataacttttttttctttactgccaATGATAGCTAGTTAGTGAGAATGTAATTGAtttccaaaaaataataataataataaaaa carries:
- the Lrrcc1 gene encoding leucine-rich repeat and coiled-coil domain-containing protein 1 isoform X7 encodes the protein MEAAACTEIEPEDGDSSCEDVCFMDKGLHSISELSLDSSLHAINLHCNNISKITSIDHIWNLRHLDLSSNQISQIEGLNTLTKLCTLNLSCNLITRVEGLEALVNLTRLNLSYNHISDLSGLIPLHGLKYKLRYIDLHSNYIDSIHHLLQCTVGLHFLTNLILEKDGEGNPICLVPGYRAIILQTLPQLRILDCKNIFGEPVSLEEMNSSHLQCFEGLLDNLVSSDSPLNISEDEVVDNMSAPPIDVLPPLEEFTSTPEENVLTSLLSACSSEPEKINHENNFQNEMKLQKLDDQILQLLNETNNSLIDNVPEKDLRPKRDTDITSESDYGNRKECSRKVSRRTKIPYYTRTIQSIKHHNKNNGAFVSCNRKMRQPYLRDLYVRSSLVNCNNLREVDEQKNGMIKVDKSASNDNTYRSLVEQLDQEREMRWKAEQTEKKLMDYIDELHKQANEKKDVHSQAIITTDRLKDAIFKERHCKAQLEVIVHRLQNEIKKLTIELMKARDQQEDHIRHLRTLERALEKMEKQKAQQQQAQTAERSPACLPCGFLLS